The following nucleotide sequence is from Desulfobacterales bacterium.
ATTAATCAGAGTCTGAAAGCACATTTCTGTTTATAAGATTGTCCGGACTTTCCCCTTTAAAGTATTGCAGAGCGTTATTGACCGCTGTGTGGCACATTCGTTCCCAACATTCTTTGGTATTGCCACCTTGATGCGCGCTAAAAATAACATTTTCAAACTTCAAAAGCGGATCATTTTTTAAAGGGGGCTCGGGGTCCGATACATCAAGTGCTGCGCCGGCGATCTGACCTGTTTTAAGCACTTCACACAAATCTGAAGATACAACCAGAGCGCCTCTAGCGATATTAATCAGATAAGCATCCGGTTTCATCTGCTGCAGAGTTTGTTTATTCATCATCCCTCTGGTTTCATCCGTTAATGGGCAACATAATAACACATAATCTGAAACCGAAAGCAGTTTCTCTACAGACGTAGGATTAACACCATCTGCTTTCATCAGGTCAATATTAACGAATGGGTCGAATGCGTTCACATGAACGTCCATGGCTATAGCTCGTTTCGATAGTTGCCGACCAACAGCCCCATAACCTATAAGGCCCATCGTCTTTCCGTATATTTCAAAGCCTTGCAGGGCTTGATAAATATCTGCTCGACGAAACGGTTCACCAGAACACACTTTTTGATGGCATAAAACCAATCGTCTGGATATGGCCAGCATAAGCAAGATGCCTTGTTCCGCAACCGATATGGCATTGGTCCCCGGCGCATTGGTAACCAGTACACCGTGATCAGTGGCAGCCGCTATATCTACCATGTCTGTTCCGACGCTGGTTCGAGCCAGTATCTTCAGACGCGATGCCGCTTCAAAGAACTGAGTCGTGTACAAACGTTCAGGGCCGTGGCAGACTATCGCATCAAAGTCAGCAATCCGGTGGTTAAGTTCCTCAGCGTCAATATCCGGATTTAGATAAACCTCCGCAATTGATTCAAGTTTTTCGATGGCGGAAGGGGTCAGTTGAGCTCTCACTAACACTTTCGGCCGATTTAAAGAAGTTGAATTTTTTATCATTTGCAATATTGTGTCCTCAATCTTTTTATGAATACAGATATTAGTGGTAATTTACTTGACATTGGCAAAACAGGAATACCCATGGGATTATGGCAACCCCAGATAATCCAACAGCTCATACAACTCCTGACGAGTTGTCTCGTCAACCTCGGGTCCGGGATGGCGCATCTTCGTACAGCTCATCAAACCTCGACGTTTCATGATTTCTTTTCGAAGACTGATTAAAAGGCCTTCTGTGAATTGGTAGCGGATAATGGGGAGATATTTATAGAAAAGCTCAGATGCTTTTTTCTTTTCGCCCTCTTGCACAAAATTATACATATCGACAAAAATGTTTTGATAGGCAAACCCACTCATAGCACCACATCCACCCCTAATAAGTTCTTCATAAAGGAAAAGTCCCCCTAACCCGCCAAAGATTCCCAGTTTATCCCCACCTGGCATTTTCTTGAGAGCTGTGACTTTTTGCGGTGTAGGAGGATCTTCAAGCTTTAAATAGTTAATAATCTCAAAGTTGTTTGTTAACTTGATAATGAAATCTGCCGGCATATGCACACCTGTCACTTTCGGAAAATCTTGGACAACCAGAGGGATTTTCAAGTCTGAAGCGACTGCTTCATAATACCCATAGACTTTTTCCAGATTAGGTTTAGGCATCGGTGCCGGTGCTACCATAACGGCTGTAGCCCCAAGATCCTGTGCTTCTATACTGCGTTCTACTGCAAGGTGAGTTCCTGTTCCGCTCGTGCCAACAGTAACAGTAAGACGCCCATTGGCAGCCTTAACAACCTCTTCAATAACCAGCCGCCTTTCATTGTCGTTAAGCCGATTAGCTTCTCCTGTTACTCCCAGACAGACCACGCCCCTGCAACCATCCTGGACAGACAACTCCACCATACCGACAAGCGGTTCAAGATCAAGTCCTTCTCTTTCATCAAAAGGCGTAGGTAACATGTAATGTATTCCCTCTAATGCGGTCATAATTTTTTTTCTCCTTTACCTTTATTAATTCTATTTAAAACTACCGTTTATGAAATCCTATATTACGCTTGATTATGAAAAAAATTGACAAAACAGTAAGAAAGATAAAAATCCAACAAATGGGCGATCGGAAAAAAATTCCAAGGGTTCCTTTTGACAACAGCAAAGAACGTCGCATATTCTCTTCAAACATCGGACCCAAAATAAATGCGATAAGAAAAGGAGCGGCCGGTAAGTCGAAACACAACATGAAATATCCTAAAATACCCATTAAAATCATAATCAAAATGTCAAATGTACTGGTATTGACAGCATATGCCCCATAAAAACAGAGAACTAGGACAACTGGAAATAAGATAGATTTTCTTATGTATGCAATCTTTGAAAACCCTCTAATACATAGCTTGCCGGCAACAAACATCATTACAGAACTAAGCATAATGCCCATAAAAAGGGCATAAACAATTGAGATATGTTTTTGAAACAAGACAGGACCAGGTGTGAGGCCGTGAATCATAAGCGCACCGAGTAAAATAGCGGTTATAACATCACCGGGAACACCTAAAGCTAAAAGAGGTATCAGTGTAGAACCGCAACACCCATTATTTCCAGCCTCTGCGGCGGCAACACCTTCTATCTCTCCTTTACCAAAATTATGAGCAAATTTGGATGTACGTTTTGCTTCGCCATATGACATAAAAGCATTCGGAGCCCCACCAATACCGGGAATTGCGCCGATAACTACGCCCATAAGGCTACCTCGTATAATCGACTTAAAACACCGTTTGAACTCTGGGAATGTAACATTTTCATTGCTTGCTGTAAAAATTTTTTGTGATTGATCAAAACTTTCGCCAATATTTTTAAAGATTTCTGGTAACGCAAATACACCAATCAATACCGGTATAAAACCTAGCCCGCCCATAAGATCTGCTGAACTGAAGCAAAAACGATCAGTACCATATACCAAATCTAATCCAATCGTGGCCAAAAGTAGTCCCGTACAACCAGAGATGGCACCTTTTAGGAGAGAATCTCCTGATACACCGGCAATAACGGTCAGCGAAAAGCACATTAGTGTAAAAAATTCAGGGGGGCCAAATCGAAGCGCAAAGCTAGCAAAAAAACCTGCGAAAAAAATCAGGGATAAATTCGATATGAAATCAGCTATAC
It contains:
- a CDS encoding hydroxyacid dehydrogenase; translated protein: MIKNSTSLNRPKVLVRAQLTPSAIEKLESIAEVYLNPDIDAEELNHRIADFDAIVCHGPERLYTTQFFEAASRLKILARTSVGTDMVDIAAATDHGVLVTNAPGTNAISVAEQGILLMLAISRRLVLCHQKVCSGEPFRRADIYQALQGFEIYGKTMGLIGYGAVGRQLSKRAIAMDVHVNAFDPFVNIDLMKADGVNPTSVEKLLSVSDYVLLCCPLTDETRGMMNKQTLQQMKPDAYLINIARGALVVSSDLCEVLKTGQIAGAALDVSDPEPPLKNDPLLKFENVIFSAHQGGNTKECWERMCHTAVNNALQYFKGESPDNLINRNVLSDSD
- a CDS encoding dihydrodipicolinate synthase family protein codes for the protein MTALEGIHYMLPTPFDEREGLDLEPLVGMVELSVQDGCRGVVCLGVTGEANRLNDNERRLVIEEVVKAANGRLTVTVGTSGTGTHLAVERSIEAQDLGATAVMVAPAPMPKPNLEKVYGYYEAVASDLKIPLVVQDFPKVTGVHMPADFIIKLTNNFEIINYLKLEDPPTPQKVTALKKMPGGDKLGIFGGLGGLFLYEELIRGGCGAMSGFAYQNIFVDMYNFVQEGEKKKASELFYKYLPIIRYQFTEGLLISLRKEIMKRRGLMSCTKMRHPGPEVDETTRQELYELLDYLGLP
- a CDS encoding tripartite tricarboxylate transporter permease; the encoded protein is MFEKLASGFALFASWYNFLAIFFGMLLGVIVGAIPGMTGTMAVALALPFTFYMDPVTGMLLLIGIYKGSIYGGSISAILIKTPGTPAAACTVLDGYPMAKRGEANKALQIALYSSCIADFISNLSLIFFAGFFASFALRFGPPEFFTLMCFSLTVIAGVSGDSLLKGAISGCTGLLLATIGLDLVYGTDRFCFSSADLMGGLGFIPVLIGVFALPEIFKNIGESFDQSQKIFTASNENVTFPEFKRCFKSIIRGSLMGVVIGAIPGIGGAPNAFMSYGEAKRTSKFAHNFGKGEIEGVAAAEAGNNGCCGSTLIPLLALGVPGDVITAILLGALMIHGLTPGPVLFQKHISIVYALFMGIMLSSVMMFVAGKLCIRGFSKIAYIRKSILFPVVLVLCFYGAYAVNTSTFDILIMILMGILGYFMLCFDLPAAPFLIAFILGPMFEENMRRSLLLSKGTLGIFFRSPICWIFIFLTVLSIFFIIKRNIGFHKR